In Streptomyces sp. NBC_00414, a single window of DNA contains:
- a CDS encoding acyl-CoA thioesterase — MTDQAHAPEDDIPGKPTSASRTTLSHIMTHGDTNLLGTVHGGVIMKLVDDAAGAVAGRHSGGPAVTASMDEMAFLEPVRVGDLVHVKAQVNWTGRTSMEVGVRVLAERWNESTPPQQVGSAYLVFAAVDADGKPRRVPPVVAETERDERRYQEAQIRRRHRLARRRAILDLRERRAAEGLD; from the coding sequence ATGACAGACCAGGCCCACGCGCCGGAAGACGATATTCCGGGCAAGCCGACATCGGCGTCCCGGACCACCCTCAGCCACATCATGACCCACGGTGACACCAACCTTCTGGGAACGGTGCACGGTGGGGTGATCATGAAGCTGGTCGACGACGCGGCCGGTGCGGTGGCCGGGCGGCACTCCGGAGGGCCCGCCGTCACGGCCTCCATGGACGAGATGGCGTTCCTGGAACCGGTACGCGTAGGTGACCTCGTCCATGTGAAGGCACAGGTCAACTGGACCGGGCGTACCTCGATGGAGGTCGGCGTCCGGGTCCTCGCCGAGCGCTGGAACGAGTCGACGCCGCCCCAGCAGGTGGGGTCCGCGTATCTCGTCTTCGCGGCGGTCGACGCCGACGGGAAGCCTCGGCGGGTGCCTCCTGTGGTGGCGGAGACCGAGCGGGACGAGCGGCGGTACCAGGAGGCGCAGATCCGGCGCCGGCACCGGTTGGCTCGCCGCCGGGCGATCCTGGACCTCCGCGAACGCCGCGCGGCGGAGGGCCTGGACTAG
- a CDS encoding LCP family protein — protein sequence MPTPPSSPAPPPRQRPVRPPVPRSRPQWATRVATTLSVAVLAAAGVGHAVVTGLDSDINRIDPFKDMKNRPARGHGMNVLLVGTDGRDRITPAEKEKYRLGGAPCHCTDTVMIVHLSEDRRRASVVSLPRDSYAETPPHVDRTTGDRHKAHPVKLNAAYAEGGPQLTVRTVENMTHVKIDHYLEVDFISFMKTVDVLGGVRICTVRPLKDPNTGLDLATGTHDLNGGQALQYVRSRHVDGAADLGRMQRQQRFLAALIARATSSGVLLNPIRFRDVTRSVLGSVRADKGFGTNELIDLGRAMRAFSPSSSEFTTVPIGKMGYDVKGIGSTLKWDGKKAGRLFKTLRDDKPLAPHRVRSKVLSVDVAPQQIRVQVENGTMTSGLGRRVDSGLAATGFRTTRAPVNAQDRTLRRTVVRYDPRWDRSAKSLAAALPGSELHAVTGQGPLMKVVAGADFKEVRKVRADDPSQGEFDAVTGDQVICP from the coding sequence TTGCCCACCCCGCCCAGCTCTCCCGCTCCTCCCCCACGACAGCGCCCGGTGCGGCCTCCCGTACCGCGCAGCCGGCCGCAGTGGGCCACGCGGGTGGCGACCACGCTGTCCGTGGCGGTGCTCGCGGCGGCCGGCGTCGGACACGCGGTGGTCACCGGGCTCGACTCCGACATCAACCGGATCGACCCCTTCAAGGACATGAAGAACCGGCCCGCCCGCGGCCACGGCATGAACGTGCTCCTGGTCGGCACCGACGGACGGGACCGGATCACACCGGCGGAGAAGGAGAAGTACCGGCTCGGCGGCGCGCCCTGCCACTGCACGGACACGGTCATGATCGTGCACCTCTCCGAGGACCGGCGGCGGGCCAGTGTGGTGAGCCTGCCGCGCGACTCGTACGCCGAGACGCCGCCGCACGTCGACCGGACCACCGGCGACCGGCACAAGGCGCATCCGGTGAAGCTGAACGCCGCGTACGCGGAGGGCGGGCCGCAGTTGACCGTGCGCACCGTCGAGAACATGACGCACGTGAAGATCGACCACTATCTGGAGGTCGACTTCATCAGCTTCATGAAGACCGTGGACGTGCTCGGCGGGGTGCGGATCTGCACGGTCCGGCCGCTGAAGGACCCGAACACCGGTCTCGACCTCGCGACCGGGACGCACGATCTGAACGGCGGGCAGGCGCTGCAGTACGTGCGGTCGCGGCACGTCGACGGGGCCGCGGACCTCGGCCGGATGCAGCGTCAGCAGCGGTTCCTGGCGGCGCTGATCGCCCGGGCCACGTCGTCCGGGGTGCTGCTCAACCCGATCAGGTTCCGCGACGTGACGCGGTCCGTGCTCGGCTCGGTGCGCGCGGACAAGGGCTTCGGGACGAACGAGCTGATCGACCTGGGGCGGGCGATGCGGGCCTTCTCGCCGTCGTCGTCGGAGTTCACGACGGTCCCGATCGGGAAGATGGGGTACGACGTGAAGGGCATCGGCTCGACGCTGAAGTGGGACGGGAAGAAGGCGGGGCGGCTCTTCAAGACCCTGCGCGACGACAAGCCGCTCGCTCCGCACCGGGTGCGCTCCAAGGTGCTGAGCGTCGATGTGGCGCCGCAGCAGATCCGGGTGCAGGTCGAGAACGGGACGATGACCTCGGGGCTGGGGCGGCGGGTGGACAGTGGGCTGGCCGCTACCGGGTTCCGGACCACTCGGGCGCCGGTGAACGCGCAGGACCGGACGCTTCGGCGGACTGTCGTGCGGTACGACCCTCGGTGGGACCGGTCGGCGAAGTCGCTCGCGGCTGCCCTGCCGGGGAGTGAGCTGCATGCCGTGACCGGGCAGGGGCCGCTGATGAAGGTGGTCGCGGGGGCGGACTTCAAGGAGGTGCGCAAGGTCCGGGCTGACGATCCCTCGCAGGGAGAGTTCGACGCGGTCACCGGCGACCAGGTGATCTGCCCGTAG
- a CDS encoding glycosyltransferase family 2 protein — translation MNAESAVQLPPVSVIMPVLNEERHLRGAVQAILAQEYAGEMEVVIAIGPSSDRTEEIAAELVREDPRVHTVPNPTGRTPAALNAAIKASRHPIVVRVDGHGMLSPNYIATAVRLLEETGAQNVGGIMHAEGENDWEHAVAAAMTSKIGVGNAAFHTGGEAGPAETVYLGVFRRAALEQQGGYNEEFIRAQDWELNFRIREAGGLIWFSPELRVSYRPRPSMQALAKQYKDYGRWRHVVARYHSGSINLRYLAPPTAVVAIILGLVVGAAVTPWGFLVPLGYLAAITVGSLPAGKGLPLRARLRIPVALATMHMSWGWGFLTSPKSLARKVIASRRPAVLTET, via the coding sequence ATGAACGCCGAATCCGCCGTGCAGCTTCCCCCCGTGTCCGTGATCATGCCCGTCCTCAATGAGGAACGGCATCTGCGCGGGGCCGTCCAAGCGATCCTCGCCCAGGAGTACGCGGGCGAGATGGAGGTCGTGATCGCCATCGGTCCCTCGTCGGACCGTACGGAGGAGATCGCGGCCGAACTCGTCCGCGAGGACCCCCGGGTGCACACGGTCCCGAACCCGACCGGCCGCACCCCCGCCGCGCTGAACGCCGCGATCAAGGCGTCCCGCCACCCGATCGTCGTACGCGTCGACGGGCACGGCATGCTCTCGCCGAACTACATCGCGACCGCCGTGCGGCTCCTGGAGGAGACCGGCGCGCAGAACGTCGGCGGCATCATGCACGCCGAGGGCGAGAACGACTGGGAGCACGCGGTCGCCGCCGCCATGACGTCGAAGATCGGCGTGGGCAACGCGGCCTTCCACACGGGCGGTGAGGCGGGTCCGGCAGAGACGGTCTACCTGGGCGTCTTCCGGCGTGCGGCGCTGGAGCAACAGGGCGGCTACAACGAGGAGTTCATCCGCGCCCAGGACTGGGAGCTGAACTTCCGGATCAGGGAGGCGGGCGGCCTCATCTGGTTCTCGCCCGAGCTGCGGGTCTCGTACCGTCCGCGCCCCTCGATGCAGGCCCTGGCCAAGCAGTACAAGGACTACGGCCGTTGGCGCCATGTCGTGGCGCGCTACCACTCCGGTTCCATCAACCTGCGCTACCTGGCGCCGCCGACGGCGGTCGTCGCGATCATCCTCGGTCTCGTGGTGGGCGCGGCGGTGACCCCCTGGGGCTTCCTGGTCCCCCTCGGCTACCTCGCCGCGATCACGGTGGGCTCGCTGCCCGCGGGCAAGGGGCTGCCTCTCAGGGCGCGGCTGCGGATCCCGGTGGCGCTGGCGACCATGCACATGTCGTGGGGCTGGGGCTTCCTCACCAGCCCGAAGTCACTGGCCAGGAAGGTCATCGCGTCCCGCCGCCCGGCGGTCCTGACCGAGACCTGA